A window of Mesotoga sp. Brook.08.105.5.1 genomic DNA:
CAGGACGAGTCCAGAGTGAACTTCCCTTCATAATCACTCTTAAGCTCTTCGATTCTTCTCATTAACTTCTTCTTGGCGTTCTCACTGCCCAGATCATGATTTACAGTTACTGATAGCTCTTTCAATTGGATCACCTCACTCAATTGTATAGTAAACAAGTGGTCAGGAGTGTAAGCAGTTCTCATGGTAGAATTTTCACGGAGGGTTTGAAATGAAGAAGATCTACTTAGTCATTGACACAGAGACCACCGGGTCCAGTCCGCTCTCTGGTGATAGAATTCTTGAAATAGCGGCAATCCCGGTGTATGGGAACAAAATCCTGCACAATCTCTCATTCCAGTCTCTTGTGAATCCACTTGTTAAGATACCGGCGCAAATAACAGGGATTCATGGACTGAAGAACGAAGATGTGTCGGAAGAGCCCACTATGGCAGAGGTCTTTCCAAGATTTCGCGACTATGTTGGTGGGGCGACACTCGTGGGGCACAACATCGTGAACGACATGACTTTCTTCGATATCGCATCGAAGGAAACGGGAGTGCTGCCACTCGTAAACAACTATATAGACACGATTGACATCGCTCATGAGGTTTTTTTCGAAGGTCCATACAGCCTCACCAATATTGCCAAGAGATTGAAGATAAGAGATGTTCCTACTCACAGAGCTATGGACGATGCGAGGGTAACGGCGAAGGTCTTCCTTGCCTTGGCTAGGAGACTGGGCGGAGTATTCGAAATGATCAAGTATGAAAAGAAGTGGAGGGGTTAGGTTTGATCAAGGATTTCATTCTCGACACCAACGTTCTGGTTCACGATCCGTATTGCTTTATTAATTTCGAGGACAATAACATTATTATTCCCTTTCCCGTTCTGGAAGAGATAGATAAATTGAAGAAGAACTCAGGTTCTGTCGGTCAGAATGCAAGGAAGGTTAACAGGTTTCTCGATTCCTTAAGATCAAAAGGGAGACTCACAGAGGGGATAAGGCTTGAATCAGGAGGTACACTGCGTATTGCAGTGTTCAACGAATTCAAGAGCAAGCTGCCGCCTTTTGCTGCAAACGACTACAAAGACAACGCCATTCTGCTTTACATGATGGAGCTTAATCTCGTAGAGAAACTACCTGTCATTTTAGTCAGCAAAGACATAAACATGCGAGTAAAGGCAGATATTATGGGACTTAAAGCAGAAGACTATTTGCATGACAAGGTAGAGATCGACGACAAGCTTTCAGGCATAACGACAGTAGATGATGCTTCTCTCAGGGATGAATTCATAAATAAGGACGAGCTCTCAACTGGAAGACTGCCAGAACCTGTCGGGGCGAATGAGTTTGTCGATTTTGGACGAGAGATTTTCGGAAGAGTTGTACCGGACGGGAAGAAGATAGTTCCTCTTGAAGTATCGATGGAGTCTGGCAGTTGGGGCATAAAACCGAGAAACCGCGAGCAGATGATGGCAATGGAGCTTCTGTTGGACGATAGCGTAAGGGTCGTGTTCATACCTGGAATGGCTGGCACCGGAAAGACTCTAATCTCTCTTGCCTGCGGGTTGAGAAAAGTAGTGGATGAGAAGAAGTACGAGAGGCTCCTGGTGGCAAGGCCGATCATTCCAATGGGCCAGGACATCGGCTATCTTCCCGGTTCGATGGAAGAGAAGATCAACCCGTGGATGACTCCCATATACGACAATCTCTATATGTTGTTCAACAACCGCCACATGGACCTGAATGCCTTCATGAAGAAGGGAGAGCAACTTCAGGTAGAGGTTTTAAGTTACATTAGGGGGAGGTCCATTCCCAATCAATACTTCATCATCGATGAGGCCCAGAATCTTTCGCCTCACGAAATCAAGACGATTATTACGAGGGTGGGCGAAAACACGAAGATAGTCGTGATCGGCGACCCCTATCAGATTGATAATTCATACCTTGATGCATACAGTAATGGGTTGACCTACTCCGCCTCAAGGCTTACAAACAAATCGCTTGCGGGCCACGTGACCCTAACAAAGGGTGAGCGCTCTGAACTGGCGAGTCTGGCTGCCGAGCTGCTGTGAGGTTGTCGGATGAATGAAGCACTGGAGTATGATCTCTTTATTAGGATCAGGCCGGAAGACATCCACGTATTGTGTTATATTGCAGAAGCAGAAGACAATCTGATGAATATAAGGCATGTTACAGATGAAGGTCTACTCAAAATCATCGTTCCTGCTGGTCTGCTGGAGGAACTCAAGAGTTTCCTTCAGAGTATCAAGAAGCGGATAGATTTGGAAGTGGTGGAGATTCGTGCGAATCCTGGACATACTTGATAGTGCCGTACCAAACGACAAAGCCGAGAATGTGAGGAAGATAGACTACGACAAGCTCCGGAGGCTAGGTTACAACACCATTCTCTTTGACTACGACAACACGATAGCAGTCTGGAGAGAGCCATTCGATATGAGGAATAAGTCGGTAATCGACGATCTCATAGCTGCCGGGATGAAGGTCGCTGTTGTCACAAACGGTCCGCAATCCAGAGTGAGGAACCTAAGAGACCTCTTTGGAGAAAAACTCAGGATTTATCACTCGATGAGAAAGCCCGGTACCAAGGAACTCCGGAAGGTTCTGAGCGATATGAAGTCGCGGCCTGAGAAGACGGTAATAATAGGAGACCTTTTCTTCACAGATATTATTGCGGGGAACAGAATGGGGATGTATTCGATCTTGGTGGCACCACTGGTCGATATTAGCCAGAAGTGGTATAAGAGGCTTCTGGGGAAGATGACGATTGCAGCTTATTTTGTCTTCTTCTTCAGTATTGGCTGGATCTTCAGAACGGGAAGGCTGGCCACGCCTCATTTGTTTGCCGAAGGCGTTATGGACATTGATTTTGATGCGTTGAAGGAGTCCGGTTATAAACTTGTGATCTTCGATTTCGACAATACCCTTGAGCCCTGGGGAGCAAGCTCGGTCTCGAAGGAGAAACGGTTGCTTCTCAGCAGAGTGGAAAGACTGGGTATGGAGGTCGTTCTAATTTCAAATGGCAAGCCGGGCAGGCTCGGCAGAATCAATGATGAGCTGGATTCAATAAGGGTAATCAGCCGAGCTAGAAAGCCTCTGACATTCAAAGCCAAACGAGTGCTTAAGGACTCTGATATTCCATCATTCAAGACAGTGGTAGTGGGAGACCAGCTCTTCACAGATATGATTATGGGTAATCTTCTAGGGGCGTACACAATAAAGGTCGAACCTATTTCGGAGAGAGAATTCTTCTGGACGAAGCTTGTAAGAATGGTTGAAGGTCTTCTTCTAAGCAAAATGAAAAAGCATCCAGAGGTGGAGGCGCTTGATAGATGAGATGTAGCGGATGTGGTGTGGAACTACAGCATGAAGACCCGGAAGAACTGGGATACCTACCTGAATCGGTTTTGGAATCAAGGCTCCAGGCTGGCAAGGAGATAATGTGCCGAAGGTGTTTCTTGATAAAGCACTATAGTTCTTTGCCTGAGAACGATTCCGTGTCACATACACTCGATAACCTTAAAGAGTACCTGAAGCTTGCGCGAGAAGTGATTTACGTAATCGATATCTCCGATTTTGACGGCACCTACAGGAAGGATATTTCTCAACTACTCAAGAACCATTCCGTTCACTATGTTTTAAACAAGATAGATCTCCTTCCCAAAGAGGTGAAGGTTGAAGAGATAAGGGAGTGGGCGTCGGACATTATCAAAGAGCCTGTGATCAGAGTGAGACCCGTCTCTGTACTGGGCAAGTACGGACTGAATTCGCTTTACGCCTATCTGAAGTCCGCAGCGGAGGAGTTTGTCTCGATAGGAGTGACTAATGTTGGAAAGTCCTCTCTTCTGAATGGGCTCATGCGTTCAGAAGAGATAATAGTGAGTCGTTTCCCCGGAACAACTGTAGAGGTAGCTTCGAAGACTCTGAAAAACTCAGCTGTGATTGTTTACGATACTCCCGGGATTTTCACGAACGACAGGCTGACGGATTTGATGAGTACCGAGGATCAGAGCAGGCTTCTTGCCAGAAAAAGACTCAAAAAATCTACTTTTCAATTTCATGATGTTCGAACGGTTTTCCTTGGCGGATTCGTGAAGATAGACGCGAAAAATCAGAGCGATCCAGTCGGGATATTTCATACTTTTGTCCCGGAGAGCGTCTCGGTGCATGAAACTAACCCGAACACCGCTGCCAAAGAATGGGATAGTTGGTTCGGCGATATACTGAGACCTCCCTTTGATAGATCGAAAAGAGGTAAGTATAGATGGGAGGCTAAGGAATTCAGGCTTCGTACCGGTCAGGAGCTTCACATATGCGGCCTGGGGTGGATAAACGTAGCTAAAGGTCCACTTACAATAGTTCTAACCAGGCCTAAGAACGTAGCTCTGAAAGTGAGAAAAGGACTCGTGGGTCCTAAGAAGTTCAAGAAAAATAGATAACTGGAGGTGTTTTTGTGAAGCTTAAGCAACCTGCGATTAAAGCTGGAGTTTCGAATCGGCATTTGCATCTGAGTGAGGAAGACATCGGTAGACTCTTTGGAAGTGGTCATCAGCTCACTCCAATAAAGGATCTGGGTCAACCCGGACAGTTTGCATGTGACGAAAAAGTGATCCTTGTCGGTCCAAAGGGAGCAATAACAGGAGTGAGGGTACTGGGGCCTGCAAGAAAGGCAACACAAATAGAAGTATCCAGAACCGATGCCTTCTCTCTGGGGATCAAACCCCCGATAAAGGATTCTGGCGACCATGCCGGGACTGCCGGTCTCACGATTGTAGGACCAAAGGGAACGGTTGTACTGAACTCAGGAGTGATGCTGGCAAAAAGACACATACACATGACTCCTGAGGATGCAGAAGTCTATGGTGTGAAAGACAAGGATATCGTTATGGTTTACGCGGAAGGTGCAGGGACTAGAAGGGTAATCTTCGACGATGTTCTAGTCAGAGTACATTCCAGCTATGCGCTTGAATTCCATGTCGATGTTGACGAGGCCAACGCTGCAATAATTAACAACAACGATCCTGTATACATAATAGAGGAGCTATAGTGATCTACTTGGGAACGAGCGGATACTCATTTCCCGACTGGGTAGGAACTGCTTACCCCGAAGGAATA
This region includes:
- a CDS encoding YqeG family HAD IIIA-type phosphatase, whose product is MRILDILDSAVPNDKAENVRKIDYDKLRRLGYNTILFDYDNTIAVWREPFDMRNKSVIDDLIAAGMKVAVVTNGPQSRVRNLRDLFGEKLRIYHSMRKPGTKELRKVLSDMKSRPEKTVIIGDLFFTDIIAGNRMGMYSILVAPLVDISQKWYKRLLGKMTIAAYFVFFFSIGWIFRTGRLATPHLFAEGVMDIDFDALKESGYKLVIFDFDNTLEPWGASSVSKEKRLLLSRVERLGMEVVLISNGKPGRLGRINDELDSIRVISRARKPLTFKAKRVLKDSDIPSFKTVVVGDQLFTDMIMGNLLGAYTIKVEPISEREFFWTKLVRMVEGLLLSKMKKHPEVEALDR
- a CDS encoding phosphate propanoyltransferase, yielding MKLKQPAIKAGVSNRHLHLSEEDIGRLFGSGHQLTPIKDLGQPGQFACDEKVILVGPKGAITGVRVLGPARKATQIEVSRTDAFSLGIKPPIKDSGDHAGTAGLTIVGPKGTVVLNSGVMLAKRHIHMTPEDAEVYGVKDKDIVMVYAEGAGTRRVIFDDVLVRVHSSYALEFHVDVDEANAAIINNNDPVYIIEEL
- a CDS encoding PhoH family protein, which translates into the protein MIKDFILDTNVLVHDPYCFINFEDNNIIIPFPVLEEIDKLKKNSGSVGQNARKVNRFLDSLRSKGRLTEGIRLESGGTLRIAVFNEFKSKLPPFAANDYKDNAILLYMMELNLVEKLPVILVSKDINMRVKADIMGLKAEDYLHDKVEIDDKLSGITTVDDASLRDEFINKDELSTGRLPEPVGANEFVDFGREIFGRVVPDGKKIVPLEVSMESGSWGIKPRNREQMMAMELLLDDSVRVVFIPGMAGTGKTLISLACGLRKVVDEKKYERLLVARPIIPMGQDIGYLPGSMEEKINPWMTPIYDNLYMLFNNRHMDLNAFMKKGEQLQVEVLSYIRGRSIPNQYFIIDEAQNLSPHEIKTIITRVGENTKIVVIGDPYQIDNSYLDAYSNGLTYSASRLTNKSLAGHVTLTKGERSELASLAAELL
- a CDS encoding DUF4911 domain-containing protein, which produces MNEALEYDLFIRIRPEDIHVLCYIAEAEDNLMNIRHVTDEGLLKIIVPAGLLEELKSFLQSIKKRIDLEVVEIRANPGHT
- a CDS encoding 3'-5' exonuclease; its protein translation is MKKIYLVIDTETTGSSPLSGDRILEIAAIPVYGNKILHNLSFQSLVNPLVKIPAQITGIHGLKNEDVSEEPTMAEVFPRFRDYVGGATLVGHNIVNDMTFFDIASKETGVLPLVNNYIDTIDIAHEVFFEGPYSLTNIAKRLKIRDVPTHRAMDDARVTAKVFLALARRLGGVFEMIKYEKKWRG
- a CDS encoding GTPase, producing the protein MRCSGCGVELQHEDPEELGYLPESVLESRLQAGKEIMCRRCFLIKHYSSLPENDSVSHTLDNLKEYLKLAREVIYVIDISDFDGTYRKDISQLLKNHSVHYVLNKIDLLPKEVKVEEIREWASDIIKEPVIRVRPVSVLGKYGLNSLYAYLKSAAEEFVSIGVTNVGKSSLLNGLMRSEEIIVSRFPGTTVEVASKTLKNSAVIVYDTPGIFTNDRLTDLMSTEDQSRLLARKRLKKSTFQFHDVRTVFLGGFVKIDAKNQSDPVGIFHTFVPESVSVHETNPNTAAKEWDSWFGDILRPPFDRSKRGKYRWEAKEFRLRTGQELHICGLGWINVAKGPLTIVLTRPKNVALKVRKGLVGPKKFKKNR